A single Anaerolineales bacterium DNA region contains:
- a CDS encoding phage tail protein, producing MATGFVVNTHRYDPYKNFKFKVLWDGKPVLGVSKVGALKRTTEVVKHRSGGENSTDHKSPGRTTYDALSLERGITHDVEFEKWANMVHPYAGDTGMDLVNYKKELTLEVMNEAGQVAFRYFLHGCWVSEFTTMPDLDANANAVAIESIKIELEGWERDTDTKEPKEGG from the coding sequence ATGGCTACTGGTTTTGTTGTCAATACCCATCGCTACGACCCATACAAGAATTTCAAGTTCAAAGTCTTGTGGGACGGAAAACCCGTTCTGGGTGTGAGTAAAGTGGGTGCGTTGAAACGCACGACCGAAGTTGTCAAGCATCGTTCTGGTGGTGAGAATAGCACCGATCACAAATCGCCCGGAAGGACGACCTACGATGCGCTTTCGCTAGAGCGCGGCATTACCCACGACGTGGAATTCGAGAAATGGGCCAACATGGTCCATCCCTATGCCGGTGATACGGGCATGGATCTGGTCAACTATAAAAAGGAGTTGACCTTAGAGGTGATGAACGAGGCGGGTCAGGTTGCCTTCCGTTATTTCCTCCATGGCTGTTGGGTGAGTGAATTTACCACCATGCCGGATCTGGATGCCAACGCAAATGCAGTTGCGATCGAAAGCATCAAGATCGAATTAGAAGGCTGGGAACGCGACACCGATACGAAAGAACCGAAGGAAGGCGGCTAA
- a CDS encoding phage tail sheath subtilisin-like domain-containing protein: MTQVSYPGVYIQEVPSGVHTITGVSTSIAAFLGRASKGPINKAVRIQSLADYARQFGDPHPKSDLAESVRLFFGNGGTDSYVIRLAKGAKKAKVTLKSLGGDDALEVAAKAEGTWGNTVRLQVDYDTANPNETFNLYVILEEGGKAVTTESHLGLTMDPNSPRFAPTFVTQSSDLIDLELSSTLGPVSDSSKPINDISTSFAGFSQSRSPLGTSVAEVRTTIDDLVNPGGSSAPAKITISVNDKDPVTVDLSPWTISGSTSLTDLETHLESVINPALQTIDPGLSVDCKFTKVGTGGNAFYLLFIQAENVAGCEPWASVRVSRAAKDDVTAALMLGIDQGGLEFVRWSDFRPAPTGSVLKLGTIPSISSPISAPKDLTDILDEIAILNQSDITKITIDGTDVMLNTADYNLVTVTTGTPLWYQSAVDSASPTAHEDNDGVREKLKIIANAINADTTLSYRAKTWGYQLAILATSGTINKTPSSIATDDTAFDAGEMQLNVRQYTLGSSGTGSFSTPGQSGADGSAPTVTEYLGNQDAQTGFYALDSVDLFNLMVLPGDQEVTEADFDKIVGPASNYCSENRAFLLIDSPASWINKNRPEVVQDTSKVNDLRSLVNKTNSAVFFPHLKYASGSLTKTIGPSGAVAGLMARIDSTRGVWKAPAGIEADLRNILGLDLKLTDMENGVLNKLGVNCLRSFPSGFVCWGSRTMAGSDDLGSEWKYIPIRRFVLFLEESLFRGTKWVVFEPNDEPLWAKIRQNINAFMMGLFRQGAFQGSTPDKAFYVKCDGDTTTQADRNLGIVNIEVGFAPLKPAEFVVIKIQQIAGDL; encoded by the coding sequence ATGACTCAGGTGAGTTATCCAGGCGTATACATTCAAGAAGTGCCAAGCGGGGTGCACACCATTACGGGCGTATCGACCTCAATCGCCGCCTTCTTGGGCCGCGCCAGCAAAGGGCCAATCAACAAGGCAGTACGTATCCAGAGCCTGGCCGATTATGCCCGGCAGTTCGGTGATCCACATCCGAAATCTGATCTAGCTGAAAGTGTGCGCCTGTTCTTCGGCAACGGCGGTACGGATTCGTACGTGATCCGCCTGGCAAAAGGAGCCAAGAAGGCCAAGGTGACGCTCAAGTCTTTGGGCGGAGATGACGCCTTGGAAGTGGCAGCCAAAGCCGAGGGTACTTGGGGCAACACCGTTCGTCTGCAAGTCGATTACGATACTGCCAATCCCAACGAAACCTTTAATCTATACGTCATCTTAGAGGAAGGGGGAAAGGCGGTCACCACCGAAAGCCACCTCGGTCTGACCATGGATCCCAACTCGCCTCGATTTGCGCCCACATTCGTTACGCAGAGTTCGGATCTGATCGATCTCGAGTTGAGCTCCACCCTGGGGCCGGTATCCGATTCCAGCAAGCCGATCAACGACATCAGCACGAGCTTCGCCGGATTTTCACAATCCCGTAGTCCACTGGGCACCTCGGTCGCCGAGGTCCGTACGACGATCGACGATTTGGTCAACCCGGGAGGGTCCTCCGCGCCGGCCAAGATCACCATCAGCGTCAACGATAAAGATCCGGTCACGGTCGATTTGAGTCCCTGGACGATTTCCGGGAGCACATCGCTGACCGATCTTGAAACCCACCTCGAAAGTGTGATCAACCCGGCCTTGCAAACGATCGACCCGGGGTTGAGCGTCGATTGCAAGTTCACCAAAGTGGGAACCGGTGGGAATGCTTTCTATCTCCTCTTCATTCAGGCTGAAAATGTGGCTGGATGCGAACCCTGGGCCAGCGTGCGCGTGAGTCGCGCGGCGAAGGACGACGTCACGGCTGCGCTGATGTTGGGCATCGATCAGGGTGGTTTGGAGTTTGTGCGCTGGAGCGATTTCCGCCCGGCACCGACCGGCTCGGTGTTGAAGTTGGGCACCATCCCCTCCATTTCTTCACCCATCAGCGCGCCTAAAGATCTTACCGACATATTGGATGAAATCGCGATATTGAATCAAAGTGATATTACCAAAATCACCATCGACGGCACCGATGTGATGCTCAATACGGCGGACTACAATCTGGTCACTGTTACCACCGGAACGCCCCTGTGGTATCAGAGCGCCGTTGACTCCGCCAGTCCAACGGCGCATGAAGACAATGACGGCGTTCGGGAAAAGCTCAAGATCATTGCCAACGCGATCAACGCCGATACTACGCTGTCCTATCGTGCCAAAACCTGGGGCTATCAATTGGCCATTCTAGCTACCAGCGGTACGATCAACAAGACGCCGTCCAGCATCGCCACGGACGACACGGCCTTTGACGCCGGTGAAATGCAGCTCAACGTACGCCAATACACCTTGGGTTCTTCCGGAACTGGCAGTTTCAGCACTCCTGGCCAGAGCGGGGCCGATGGTAGTGCGCCGACGGTAACCGAATATTTGGGCAATCAGGACGCTCAGACCGGGTTTTATGCTTTGGATTCGGTCGACCTGTTCAATCTAATGGTTCTGCCGGGCGATCAAGAAGTCACCGAAGCCGATTTCGACAAGATCGTGGGTCCCGCAAGCAATTACTGCTCCGAAAATCGCGCTTTCCTGCTCATCGATTCTCCTGCAAGTTGGATCAACAAGAATCGACCGGAAGTCGTGCAGGATACTTCAAAGGTCAACGACCTGCGTTCCTTGGTAAACAAGACCAATTCGGCCGTGTTCTTCCCGCATCTGAAATATGCTTCGGGAAGCCTGACCAAAACAATCGGACCGTCGGGCGCTGTTGCCGGATTGATGGCCCGTATCGATTCCACTCGCGGCGTTTGGAAGGCACCGGCCGGAATTGAAGCCGATCTGCGCAACATCCTGGGGCTCGACCTCAAGCTGACCGATATGGAAAACGGGGTGCTCAATAAGTTGGGCGTCAACTGCCTGCGTAGTTTCCCCAGTGGGTTTGTGTGCTGGGGATCGCGTACGATGGCTGGTTCCGATGATCTCGGATCGGAGTGGAAGTACATACCTATTCGGCGCTTTGTACTGTTTCTGGAGGAATCGCTGTTCCGAGGCACCAAATGGGTCGTGTTCGAACCCAACGACGAACCGCTGTGGGCCAAGATTCGACAGAACATCAACGCCTTCATGATGGGGTTGTTCCGGCAAGGCGCTTTCCAGGGCTCGACGCCCGATAAAGCGTTCTACGTCAAGTGTGATGGAGATACAACCACCCAGGCCGATCGAAATCTGGGCATCGTGAATATCGAAGTCGGTTTTGCCCCACTCAAACCGGCCGAATTTGTGGTCATCAAGATCCAACAAATAGCGGGTGATCTCTAG
- a CDS encoding BTAD domain-containing putative transcriptional regulator — protein sequence MDIDHDTDETPLMCWTFLQMAMVLLERRDLGRSVIWFERAFEMADDKAIPHCGPMLEALSDIAKAHFTIFKTHAGLQLIVNQMENEIQALEDQLRAVLSRLEQALNQTRYERGAIETSTQQDHQKREMYQETLFVRLLGSFDMRKKDGKRVTLCANRKGQMIFKFLASSEKKRCHKEMLLSTFWPEDDPEDAIGKLHIAISRLRRSLANAEIGNAIVYENDAYNLCPGQQIDTDVSSFDLHYRAGNLYLANGAVDDAVKEFEQALPLYRGSYLAEIIGEDWPIQERMRLEEQYLHLLSHLSRWHYESGSFKQTIDLCHKLLALDDLREDVYRLLMRALHKIGHRNQALRVYEDLTNLLKKELSVEPMSATQKLMTAIRNESDI from the coding sequence GTGGATATCGATCACGACACGGATGAAACACCGCTTATGTGTTGGACGTTTTTACAGATGGCGATGGTGTTGTTGGAAAGACGCGATTTGGGTCGAAGTGTCATTTGGTTCGAGCGAGCGTTTGAGATGGCAGACGATAAAGCAATTCCGCACTGCGGACCGATGTTGGAAGCGCTGTCTGACATCGCCAAAGCCCACTTCACCATCTTCAAGACGCATGCGGGCTTGCAGCTCATCGTCAATCAAATGGAGAACGAGATTCAAGCATTAGAGGATCAGCTGCGTGCTGTTTTGAGTCGCCTCGAACAGGCTTTGAACCAGACGAGATATGAAAGAGGGGCGATCGAGACATCCACGCAACAGGATCACCAGAAGCGGGAAATGTATCAGGAAACACTCTTTGTGCGGCTTTTGGGATCGTTCGATATGCGGAAGAAGGACGGTAAAAGGGTCACACTTTGCGCCAACCGTAAGGGCCAGATGATTTTCAAATTCCTGGCCAGCTCGGAGAAAAAGCGCTGCCACAAGGAGATGTTGCTCTCCACCTTTTGGCCCGAGGATGATCCCGAAGATGCGATAGGGAAACTACACATTGCAATAAGCCGCCTCCGACGCAGCTTGGCTAACGCCGAAATTGGCAATGCGATCGTGTATGAGAACGATGCCTACAACCTCTGCCCTGGCCAACAAATTGACACTGATGTGTCGAGCTTCGACCTGCACTACCGAGCGGGAAATCTCTATCTGGCCAACGGCGCAGTCGATGACGCGGTGAAAGAGTTCGAACAAGCTCTACCGCTGTACCGCGGCAGTTACCTGGCGGAGATAATTGGTGAGGATTGGCCGATCCAAGAACGTATGCGTTTAGAGGAGCAATACTTGCATCTGCTCAGCCATCTTTCGAGATGGCACTACGAGAGTGGTTCCTTCAAACAAACGATCGATCTCTGCCACAAGTTGCTCGCCCTGGACGATCTGCGGGAGGATGTGTATCGGCTGTTAATGCGCGCGCTGCACAAGATCGGGCATCGCAATCAAGCCCTTCGAGTCTATGAAGACCTCACGAACCTGCTGAAAAAAGAACTCAGTGTCGAGCCGATGTCGGCGACACAGAAATTGATGACCGCCATTCGTAACGAATCAGACATCTAA
- a CDS encoding efflux RND transporter periplasmic adaptor subunit, which translates to MLRKLDIRKWSRKQQLIGAGAVVLLIAAAVTLSLTVFRQREVAETDQLQTARVRQGDLIIYASGSGTLTAGHQYELGFAASGPIDELDVQAGDTVEAGDVLAVQGEREQLQASVSADQLSVLDAQNALDDLYDNADLVTAQALLDLADARDALQSAEYTWSVQQAGNRASQATIDAAEANLILAEIELKRAKAEYDKYSNTSDTNRAKAIALSQYAAAQNHYNSVLRELNWYKGEPTEIQQAQLDAELAMAKAQVNQAERAYERVKDGPDPDEVEKAQLQLDNAKARLAVSQRNLDESIITAPVDGTVMAVTAESGQTVSGTFITVADLSQLYLEIYLDETDLDKIDLDYEVEVTFDALPDLMYTGHVVQLDPELYSEGPISTVRGLVLLDGEDNPSLDHLLIGMNAAVDVIAGKAIGAVLVPVEALRELSQGKYAVFVLDENGEPRLRTVEVGIMDYTYAEITSGLEVGEVVTTGIVETN; encoded by the coding sequence ATGCTTCGAAAATTGGATATCCGCAAGTGGAGCCGCAAGCAGCAGCTTATCGGCGCAGGTGCCGTGGTGCTGCTCATCGCTGCGGCGGTCACGCTTTCACTCACCGTCTTCCGCCAGCGCGAGGTGGCCGAAACCGACCAGTTGCAGACCGCACGCGTGCGCCAGGGCGACCTGATAATCTACGCCAGCGGATCCGGAACGCTCACCGCCGGTCACCAATACGAGCTGGGTTTCGCCGCCAGCGGACCCATCGACGAGCTCGACGTTCAGGCCGGCGACACGGTCGAGGCCGGCGACGTGCTTGCCGTACAGGGGGAACGCGAACAACTGCAGGCCAGCGTTTCGGCCGATCAACTCTCCGTGCTCGACGCCCAGAACGCACTCGACGATCTCTATGACAACGCCGATCTCGTCACCGCTCAGGCGCTGCTCGATCTGGCCGACGCCCGGGATGCCTTGCAGAGCGCCGAGTACACCTGGTCCGTGCAGCAAGCGGGCAACCGCGCCAGCCAGGCGACCATCGACGCCGCCGAGGCCAATCTGATCCTGGCCGAGATCGAGCTCAAGCGCGCCAAAGCCGAGTACGACAAATATTCCAACACCTCGGACACCAACCGCGCCAAAGCCATCGCCCTCTCACAGTACGCTGCGGCCCAAAACCACTACAACTCGGTCCTGCGCGAATTGAACTGGTACAAAGGCGAACCTACCGAAATCCAACAGGCGCAGCTCGACGCCGAACTCGCCATGGCCAAAGCGCAGGTAAATCAGGCCGAACGCGCCTACGAGCGCGTCAAGGACGGCCCCGATCCGGACGAAGTCGAGAAGGCGCAGCTGCAGCTCGACAACGCCAAAGCCAGGCTGGCCGTCTCGCAGCGTAATCTGGACGAATCCATCATCACCGCACCCGTCGACGGCACCGTGATGGCCGTCACGGCCGAATCCGGCCAGACGGTCTCGGGCACGTTCATCACCGTGGCCGATCTGAGCCAGCTCTACCTGGAAATCTATCTCGACGAGACCGATCTGGATAAGATCGACCTGGACTACGAGGTCGAGGTGACTTTCGACGCCCTCCCGGACTTGATGTACACCGGACACGTGGTGCAGCTGGATCCCGAGCTCTACAGCGAGGGGCCCATCTCCACCGTGCGCGGCCTGGTGCTGCTGGACGGCGAGGACAATCCCAGCCTCGATCACCTGTTGATCGGCATGAACGCCGCCGTGGACGTGATCGCCGGCAAGGCCATCGGAGCAGTCCTCGTCCCCGTCGAGGCGCTGCGCGAGCTTTCGCAGGGTAAATACGCCGTGTTCGTGCTCGACGAGAACGGCGAACCCCGGCTGCGCACGGTCGAAGTGGGCATCATGGATTACACCTACGCCGAGATCACCTCCGGCCTGGAAGTGGGCGAAGTGGTCACGACCGGAATCGTGGAGACAAATTGA
- a CDS encoding ABC transporter ATP-binding protein, producing the protein MAAPVLIETNDVKKIYGKGDVRVAALDGVSIHIERGEFVAVMGPSGSGKSTLMNILGCLDRPSEGSYVLDGENISQKDRIQLAHIRGERIGFIFQSYNLLPRTSALKNVMLPLFYNRKHARSMEEREATARKVLESVGLGDRLSHMPQELSGGQQQRVAIARALVNDPLLILADEPTGNLDSHSGEEIMQLLHELHKDDRTIVMVTHDPEIAAHTQRTIHLLDGHVEQIVKNGSGKAKKQKVAHESA; encoded by the coding sequence ATGGCCGCTCCGGTTTTGATCGAAACCAACGATGTGAAGAAGATTTACGGCAAGGGAGACGTCCGCGTCGCCGCGCTGGATGGCGTGAGCATTCACATCGAACGCGGCGAATTCGTGGCCGTGATGGGCCCTTCCGGTTCCGGCAAAAGCACGCTGATGAACATCCTTGGCTGCCTCGATCGTCCCAGCGAAGGGTCCTACGTACTCGACGGCGAGAACATCAGCCAGAAAGACCGCATCCAGCTGGCGCACATCCGCGGCGAACGCATCGGTTTCATCTTTCAATCCTACAACCTGCTGCCGCGCACCAGCGCGCTGAAGAACGTCATGCTGCCTCTTTTCTACAACCGCAAGCATGCGCGCAGCATGGAAGAACGGGAGGCGACGGCGCGCAAGGTGCTCGAATCGGTGGGGTTGGGTGATCGATTGTCGCACATGCCCCAGGAGTTGTCCGGCGGCCAGCAGCAGCGCGTCGCCATCGCCCGCGCCCTGGTCAACGATCCGCTGCTCATTCTGGCCGACGAACCCACCGGCAACCTGGACAGCCATTCCGGGGAAGAGATCATGCAGCTGCTGCACGAACTGCACAAAGATGACCGCACGATCGTGATGGTTACGCACGATCCCGAGATCGCCGCCCATACGCAGCGCACGATTCACCTGCTCGATGGCCATGTGGAACAGATCGTCAAGAACGGCTCCGGCAAGGCCAAGAAACAGAAGGTGGCGCATGAATCTGCGTGA